The following are encoded together in the Malaya genurostris strain Urasoe2022 chromosome 3, Malgen_1.1, whole genome shotgun sequence genome:
- the LOC131434009 gene encoding uncharacterized protein K02A2.6-like, with translation MVAEIAIDKTVQPVQQSYRRAPIALEEMIEKKLTYLLEQDIIERVTQPSRWVSPLVPVMKNSGEVRLCVDMRRANRAVIREKHPLPVIEELLGTINGAVRFSKLDIKDAYHQVEISEGSREITTFITKYGLFRTEKEHEFRLAALLKRLKDHDILLNSEKCRINVMNLEFLGHELSVKGIRPTENRIQAIKQFRSPATAAELRSFLGLITWVLRLQSYRFQVVYEPGATNLADALSRLSVVQPISFEMMNEGYINSLVSAAIPHAVTLEELGNESVRDTDIKDLLTALDGGPWPDTIKSFKPFESELYRSGNIVLRRNRLIVPTVLRNKILALAHESHPGIGTMKRRLRQKVWWPGMDKEAEKLVKSCKSCIIVSSLEPPEPLKRTLMPERAWVDLAADFVGPLPSGHNLLVIVDYFSRFIEVIVMNRITAALTVQALHETFCRFGMPETLKTDNGPQFVSEELNSFCKQFGIELRRTTPYWPQANGEVERVNGMLTKHLKISQAEGTDWKWDLRMCVLMYNSSPHSTTGVAPAVLMFGRLLKDKLPALQYLPQQSVDEVRDRDRIRKYEGARYADHRRQAKLRALQAGDVVVIKRSHKENKLSSNFSPEEWMVVEQIGSDVKLCSKVSNRVLHRNIAHLKLIPEPDEEHSIYSSKEGFSPDKAQPEQQASQLEADISKTGRPRRDSKPPSHLKDFSVG, from the exons ATGGTTGCTgaaatagccatagataaaaccGTTCAACCTGTTCAACAATCTTATCGTCGAGCTCCAATTGCTCTGGAGGAAATGATAGAAAAGAAATTAACATATCTTTTAGAGCAAGACATTATCGAACGTGTTACACAACCGTCTCGCTGGGTTTCGCCTTTGGTTCCCGTCATGAAAAACTCGGGGGAGGTTCGACTTTGCGTGGATATGCGTCGTGCCAATCGGGCAGTTATTCGAGAGAAACATCCGTTACCCGTTATCGAAGAATTGCTAGGTACCATTAATGGAGCGGTTCGTTTTTCGAAGCTGGACATCAAGGACGCCTACCATCAGGTAGAAATTTCGGAGGGTTCTCGAGAAATTACAACATTCATCACCAAATATGGTCTTTTCAG AACGGAAAAGGAACATGAATTTAGACTAGCGGCACTGCTGAAGCGTCTGAAAGATCATGATATTCTTCTGAATTCAGAAAAGTGTCGCATAAACGTTATGAATTTGGAATTCCTCGGGCACGAGTTGTCGGTAAAAGGAATAAGGCCTACAGAAAATCGAATTCAAGCTATCAAACAGTTTCGCTCACCTGCAACGGCAGCCGAATTACGAAGTTTCTTGGGACTAATCAC GTGGGTTCTGCGACTACAATCATATCGATTCCAAGTTGTATATGAGCCAGGGGCCACAAATTTGGCGGATGCATTATCGCGATTATCGGTGGTACAACCGATTTCGTTTGAAATGATGAATGAAGGTTACATAAACAGTTTAGTATCTGCTGCGATTCCGCATGCGGTCACACTAGAAGAATTGGGAAATGAATCAGTTAGAGATACAGATATAAAAGATCTCCTCACCGCATTAGATGGAGGTCCATGGCCAGATACGATTAAGTCATTCAAACCTTTCGAGTCAGAACTCTACCGGTCAGGAAATATAGTTCTGAGAAGAAATCGGCTGATAGTACCAACAGTTTTGCGTAACAAGATTCTTGCATTGGCTCATGAATCACATCCAGGTATCGGGACAATGAAAAGGCGACTTAGACAGAAAGTATGGTGGCCGGGCATGGACAAGGAAGCGGAGAAACTAGTAAAAAGTTGTAAGTCCTGTATAATTGTTTCTTCCCTGGAACCTCCAGAACCATTAAAACGCACCTTGATGCCGGAAAGAGCATGGGTTGATCTGGCAGCAGATTTTGTAGGTCCGTTGCCATCTGGGCATAACTTGTTAGTCATCGTAGACTATTTTAGTAGGTTTATCGAAGTGATTGTAATGAATCGAATTACCGCGGCATTAACGGTTCAAGCATTACACGAAACATTCTGTCGTTTCGGGATGCCGGAGACATTAAAGACTGATAATGGTCCCCAATTTGTTAGCGAAGAGTTAAATTCGTTCTGCAAACAGTTTGGAATAGAATTAAGAAGGACAACACCATATTGGCCTCAGGCCAACGGTGAAGTCGAAAGGGTCAACGGAATGTTAACAAAGCATCTGAAAATCAGTCAGGCAGAAGGAACGGATTGGAAGTGGGATCTACGCATGTGTGTTCTCATGTATAACTCGTCTCCACACTCAACAACGGGAGTTGCTCCAGCGGTTCTAATGTTTGGGCGCCTACTTAAAGATAAATTACCAGCATTGCAGTACCTTCCTCAACAGTCAGTGGACGAAGTTCGGGATCGAGATCGGATTCGTAAATATGAAGGAGCGCGATACGCAGATCATCGCCGTCAAGCCAAGTTAAGGGCGTTACAGGCTGGGGATGTGGTGGTGATTAAAAGGTCacataaagaaaacaaattgtCATCAAATTTCAGTCCAGAAGAATGGATGGTCGTTGAACAAATTGGATCGGATGTAAAACTTTGTTCTAAAGTCTCTAACCGTGTGTTGCATAGAAACATTGCGCATTTGAAATTGATTCCAGAACCAGACGAGGAGCATTCTATTTACTCTTCAAAGGAGGGTTTTAGTCCAGATAAGGCACAGCCGGAGCAACAGGCGTCTCAACTAGAAGCAGACATAAGTAAAACAGGTCGTCCGCGAAGAGATAGTAAACCGCCGTCACATTTGAAGGATTTTTCAGTTGGCTAG